One part of the Thermodesulfobacteriota bacterium genome encodes these proteins:
- a CDS encoding deoxyribonuclease IV: MKFGAHVSIAGGIDKAPERAHTLGCECFQMFTRSPRGGKPPVLGKFLVDSFLESCSSYGLTDYYIHTPYYINLASEKKELRRSSVAIIREELERGSIIGAKYVMTHLGSSKGIDRAQAVDMVTEGVAAILEGSDGLSTELLLENTAGQGETIGDTFEELARILNEVGNARLGICIDTAHLIASGYDIRTKPSLASTIDALGSVIDPARIKLLHGNDSKAGLGEKKDRHEHIGKGKIGEEGFKAILGSPALKKLDMIVEIPPEEVAPDIELLKRMRSET, from the coding sequence ATGAAATTCGGCGCTCATGTCTCGATCGCGGGCGGCATCGACAAGGCCCCGGAGCGAGCCCATACGCTCGGCTGCGAGTGCTTCCAGATGTTCACGCGCTCCCCGCGCGGCGGTAAGCCGCCCGTTCTCGGCAAATTCCTCGTCGATTCCTTCCTCGAGTCATGCTCCTCGTACGGCCTCACGGACTACTACATCCATACTCCCTATTACATCAACCTGGCATCAGAGAAAAAGGAGCTCAGGCGTTCGTCCGTCGCCATAATCAGGGAAGAGCTCGAAAGAGGAAGCATCATCGGCGCTAAGTACGTCATGACCCACCTCGGGAGCTCAAAGGGCATAGACCGCGCACAAGCCGTCGATATGGTCACGGAAGGCGTCGCCGCGATACTCGAAGGCTCGGACGGCCTCTCGACCGAGCTCCTGCTCGAGAACACGGCCGGCCAGGGAGAAACGATCGGAGATACGTTCGAGGAGCTGGCCAGGATCCTGAACGAAGTCGGGAATGCCCGGCTCGGCATCTGTATCGATACCGCGCACCTCATCGCCTCGGGCTACGACATTAGGACAAAGCCGTCTCTCGCAAGCACTATAGACGCGCTTGGCTCCGTCATAGACCCCGCCCGCATTAAGCTCCTGCACGGCAATGACTCCAAGGCCGGTCTCGGCGAGAAAAAGGATAGACACGAGCACATAGGGAAAGGAAAAATCGGTGAAGAAGGGTTCAAAGCCATACTCGGCAGCCCGGCCCTCAAAAAACTCGACATGATAGTCGAGATACCGCCCGAAGAAGTCGCCCCCGATATCGAGCTTTTAAAGCGCATGAGAAGTGAAACTTAA
- a CDS encoding helicase HerA-like domain-containing protein, whose translation MTDPIPAAKGEHDLFILPAMANRHGLISGATGTGKTVTLQVLSENFSMMGVPVFVADVKGDLSGLSRPGSENPKIIERINRIGLSNFKFGESPVVFWDVFGAQGHPVRTTVSEMGPLLLSRLLNLNDTQTGVLTLVFEIADDNGLLLLDLKDLRSMLRHVGDNSSSFTTGYGNISGASIGAIQRNLITLENEGGDVFFGEPALDLDDFLRTDPAGRGVINILAADGLIRSPVIYATLLLWLLSELFEQLPEAGDPEKPKFVFFFDEAHLLFDNAPKALLDKVEQVARLIRSKGVGVYFVTQSPLDIPDIILGQLGNKVQHALRAYTPRDQKSVRAAAETFRTNPALDAGKILMELGVGEALVSFLDNEGRPNIVERAIIRPPFSRIGPVTPEERGAVIQNSPLRGVYEKVVDRESAYEMLKDRAVSAHAAKPAPKRKPVRRSDTPIEAMAKSAARSVGRQIATELVRGILGSFLGGRRR comes from the coding sequence ATGACCGACCCCATACCGGCAGCTAAAGGCGAACACGATCTCTTCATCCTCCCCGCGATGGCGAACAGGCACGGGTTGATCTCCGGAGCCACCGGCACCGGCAAGACAGTAACGCTCCAGGTACTGTCCGAGAACTTCAGCATGATGGGAGTCCCGGTCTTCGTGGCCGACGTCAAGGGCGATCTCTCGGGCCTCTCCCGGCCCGGGAGCGAAAACCCGAAAATCATAGAGCGGATTAACAGGATCGGCCTCTCGAATTTCAAATTCGGTGAATCCCCGGTCGTCTTTTGGGACGTCTTCGGTGCACAAGGCCACCCGGTCCGCACCACGGTATCGGAGATGGGGCCGCTCCTCTTGAGCCGCCTTCTCAACCTCAACGACACACAGACCGGGGTGCTCACGCTCGTATTCGAGATAGCAGACGACAACGGGCTCCTCCTCCTCGACTTGAAAGACCTAAGGTCGATGCTCCGGCATGTAGGAGACAACTCTTCCTCCTTTACGACCGGATACGGGAACATCTCCGGGGCGAGCATAGGGGCCATACAAAGAAACCTGATCACGCTCGAAAACGAGGGAGGCGACGTGTTCTTCGGAGAGCCCGCCCTCGACCTCGATGATTTTCTCAGGACAGACCCCGCCGGGCGCGGCGTCATTAACATTCTCGCCGCAGACGGGCTCATCCGCTCGCCGGTTATATACGCCACGCTGCTCCTCTGGCTCCTTTCCGAATTATTCGAGCAATTGCCCGAAGCCGGCGACCCCGAAAAGCCAAAGTTTGTGTTCTTCTTCGACGAAGCCCATCTCCTCTTCGACAACGCGCCCAAAGCGCTCCTCGATAAGGTAGAACAAGTCGCCCGTCTCATACGCTCAAAAGGCGTTGGGGTCTATTTCGTGACTCAAAGCCCTCTCGACATACCGGATATTATCCTGGGTCAGCTCGGGAACAAGGTCCAGCACGCGCTCCGCGCATATACCCCCCGCGACCAGAAGTCCGTCAGGGCCGCGGCCGAGACCTTCAGGACCAACCCCGCGCTCGACGCGGGGAAAATACTCATGGAGCTCGGCGTGGGCGAAGCGCTCGTATCGTTCCTCGACAATGAAGGTAGACCGAATATCGTTGAGCGCGCAATTATCCGCCCCCCGTTCAGCAGGATAGGTCCGGTCACTCCCGAAGAACGCGGCGCAGTAATTCAGAATTCGCCGCTTCGCGGCGTTTATGAAAAAGTAGTCGACCGCGAGTCCGCATACGAGATGTTGAAAGACCGCGCGGTGAGCGCACATGCGGCAAAGCCCGCACCTAAACGCAAACCAGTACGGAGGAGCGACACGCCGATCGAGGCGATGGCAAAAAGCGCAGCGCGCTCCGTCGGAAGACAAATAGCAACAGAGCTCGTGCGCGGCATACTCGGCTCTTTTCTCGGCGGAAGACGCCGCTGA
- a CDS encoding potassium transporter Kup, with protein MKSLSGKNYVLVLIALGIVFGDIGTSPLYAFRECFSPKYGIEVIHENILGVLSLIFWSLIIVISLKYTTYVMRADNDGEGGVLALLALLISSNGVIKKFSRVVFGLGIFGAALFYGDAMLTPAISVLSAVEGLRVASPIFHDYVIPITLGILTCFFFYQSRGTGRVGTLFGPIMLVWFLTLAGLGIVWIVKHPEVLAALNPLHGVEFFVVNKVHGFLVLGAVFLVVTGGEALYADMGHFGGFPIKLAWFALVLPALLLNYFGQGALLLSRPEAAENSFYLLAPSWGLYPLIILATVSTIIASQAVISGAFSLTSQALQLDFLPRVKVIYTSPEQMGQIYIPFVNWLMFLGTIFLVLLFRSSGNLASAYGAAIVTLMVITTLLMYVCSVSIWKWNALLAVLVTSCLLIADLAFFGANIIKVNQGGWFPFLIALVVYLIVLTWTRGRRALAEEFRKEEISFDLFLADPALKSVPRVPGTAVYMSKNPEGVPRTMLHNFKHNKVFHERIIILTIYTEGVPRVPWPKKFKVEELSHNFIRVIASYGFMETPDISHVVRHLKDQGIECRIDEITFFLGRETIVVRDPRGISGLRKQLFAFLSQNMLPATAHFNVPPNRVIEIGLRIQI; from the coding sequence TTGAAATCATTATCCGGTAAGAACTACGTTCTTGTTCTGATCGCCCTCGGCATCGTCTTCGGTGATATAGGGACGAGCCCGCTCTACGCCTTCCGGGAATGTTTCTCTCCCAAATACGGCATCGAGGTAATACACGAGAACATACTCGGGGTTCTCTCCCTGATCTTCTGGTCTCTCATTATCGTTATCTCCCTTAAATACACGACCTACGTTATGCGCGCGGACAACGACGGAGAGGGCGGCGTCCTTGCGCTGCTGGCCCTCCTCATTTCGAGTAACGGTGTGATTAAAAAATTCAGCCGGGTCGTGTTCGGTCTCGGTATATTCGGAGCGGCGCTATTCTACGGGGACGCCATGCTGACGCCGGCGATATCCGTGCTGAGCGCGGTCGAGGGGCTCAGGGTCGCATCACCCATATTTCATGACTACGTGATCCCGATAACCCTCGGGATACTTACGTGCTTCTTCTTTTATCAGAGTAGAGGGACGGGGCGCGTAGGCACGCTGTTCGGCCCTATAATGCTCGTATGGTTTCTTACGCTCGCGGGTCTCGGTATCGTATGGATTGTAAAACACCCGGAGGTACTGGCGGCGCTTAACCCGCTCCACGGCGTGGAGTTTTTCGTAGTGAACAAGGTCCACGGATTCCTCGTGCTGGGAGCCGTGTTCCTGGTCGTGACGGGCGGCGAGGCCCTTTATGCGGATATGGGGCATTTCGGCGGGTTCCCCATCAAGCTCGCATGGTTCGCGCTCGTGCTCCCCGCGCTGCTCCTCAACTATTTCGGCCAGGGCGCGCTTCTTCTCTCCAGGCCCGAAGCGGCGGAGAATTCGTTCTATCTCCTCGCTCCCTCGTGGGGTCTCTATCCGCTTATCATACTTGCGACCGTTTCGACGATCATAGCCTCTCAGGCGGTCATCTCCGGGGCGTTTTCCCTCACGTCCCAGGCGCTCCAGCTCGACTTCCTGCCGCGAGTCAAGGTCATTTACACGTCCCCCGAGCAGATGGGGCAGATATACATCCCGTTCGTAAACTGGCTTATGTTTCTGGGGACGATTTTCCTCGTCCTACTGTTCCGGTCTTCCGGGAACCTCGCGAGCGCATACGGCGCTGCCATAGTCACGCTCATGGTCATAACCACGCTCCTCATGTACGTATGCTCGGTTTCTATATGGAAGTGGAACGCGCTCTTGGCCGTTCTGGTCACGTCCTGTCTGCTCATAGCCGATCTGGCGTTTTTCGGCGCGAACATAATCAAGGTCAACCAGGGCGGCTGGTTCCCGTTTCTTATAGCTCTCGTCGTGTATCTGATCGTGCTTACGTGGACGAGGGGCAGGAGGGCTTTGGCGGAGGAGTTCAGGAAGGAGGAGATATCCTTCGACCTCTTCCTTGCCGACCCAGCCCTGAAATCGGTCCCGCGAGTGCCCGGAACCGCCGTCTACATGTCCAAGAACCCCGAAGGCGTCCCGCGCACCATGCTCCACAACTTCAAGCACAACAAGGTCTTTCACGAGCGCATAATAATCCTGACCATATACACGGAAGGCGTCCCGCGCGTGCCGTGGCCTAAAAAATTCAAGGTGGAGGAGCTCTCCCACAACTTCATCCGCGTGATAGCCAGCTACGGGTTTATGGAGACGCCCGACATTTCACACGTCGTAAGACACCTGAAGGACCAGGGGATCGAATGCAGGATAGACGAGATAACGTTCTTCCTCGGCCGGGAAACGATAGTCGTCCGCGACCCGAGGGGCATCTCGGGGTTAAGGAAGCAGCTCTTCGCCTTTCTGTCCCAGAACATGCTCCCCGCGACGGCCCACTTCAACGTTCCCCCCAACCGCGTGATCGAAATAGGTCTGCGCATACAGATCTAG
- a CDS encoding peroxiredoxin, with the protein MSDTLKAGDKAPGIEAETYGGDKIKLSDYRGKKTVALYFYPKDYTGGCTKEACSLRDGMSDLEKLGVQVLGVSTDSVKSHEGFKEKHGLNFPLISDKSKDIIKSYGVVSDSGSARRETFLIDKSGVIRYIWTKVKTTEHAEEIAEKVKELGLD; encoded by the coding sequence ATGTCAGACACATTGAAGGCCGGAGACAAGGCACCCGGCATTGAAGCCGAAACCTACGGCGGCGATAAAATCAAACTCAGCGACTACCGCGGGAAGAAAACGGTCGCGCTTTACTTCTACCCGAAAGACTACACGGGCGGATGCACTAAAGAGGCATGCTCGCTCAGGGACGGCATGAGTGACCTCGAGAAGCTGGGTGTTCAGGTCCTCGGAGTCAGCACGGACAGCGTCAAGTCCCATGAAGGCTTCAAAGAGAAACACGGCCTCAACTTTCCTCTCATTAGCGATAAGAGCAAGGACATTATCAAATCATACGGAGTCGTAAGCGATTCGGGGAGCGCGAGGCGCGAGACTTTTTTAATCGACAAGTCAGGCGTAATACGCTACATCTGGACGAAGGTCAAAACGACTGAGCATGCCGAAGAGATCGCCGAAAAGGTAAAAGAGCTTGGGCTCGACTGA